The nucleotide sequence taacgtgggagttaacgtggcattgtgcacttaggccaacgttagtgacaatgttgaatgcaCTAACGTTTGCTAcctttcccccttttaacgttagaggccacgttaactaagttaacgtggactctaacgtggccacttatgagcattggccaacgttagtgataatgttaagtgtcactaacgtcacTAACgtatcatgtaaagtgcacaatgtatgcttgaatcaagatgtaagtgaatatttacccaaaactagcttatttcctaagaaaatgcatgaaactaccttaaaaacagtaaagaaaaggtcagtgaaactggccaaaatgccctggcatcaactaTACACCAAGGAGAAGGTGGGATTTCACAGTGCGCTAGACGCCTTGTATTGATCTAAAACTGGAAGTATCCAGCATTGTAGTCCCTGAGTTTGATAGTCGAGACAATGAAAAAGGCAATTTAGGATTCTCACTACGAAAAGCCGACATAAAATTTATGCAGATTGAGAGAGTGAGCCTAGAGAGTTTAAGAGAGAACGCTGTGTATTCTTAGAAACTACTTCGGCGACCGGTAAGAGGAGAGCGATCAACTTAAAGGAGTTTATTTGGAGGACGATGGGCCGTCTAAGGGGCTAGAACAATTTGAACCAGTTCAATTAAAAAAGGATATGAAGTTTTGACTAACCCCAATCAGGATTGATGACGTAAACGTAAGGAACTCTGAGGAAAATAAATCTTATTAGAGAGGTGACTTGGAAATCAAGTCAGAATGGAGAAGCGCACCGAAGATCTTGAATTAGAAATGGGGACAGACTATCCGCACCTAGTTGCAGGTAACTGAATtcaaattttgtgggcaaaattcccaattaggtgggtagaatgtaaaactcggttaattaatgaataattaacccataaattaaaatttattttcgagaattaaaaatgtgatttttatggtttaatgtgatagagaaaattaaaacgagaattttgacacaaattttcaagaaattggcccaagattgggccgaacggaccAAATTGGTCGAACCGGACCCAAACCGGGCCCGTGGGCCCCACCCACTCACTTGATAAAGTGGGTTTAGatcttctctctcccttcttGCATGCTAAACACGCTGCTGGGCAGCCATGGAAGAGAGGAACACTTCCAAAAACATAAACCCTTGGTTAGTTTCAATCtttgataacttttgatccggagctccgattggcGCACCGTTTATCGCCACATGACCACGgcatcgagctctacaaagcccataaCTTTATTCAAGAGGTAAGGAATGATTTCAGTTCAGTTTCCTCATCCCTTGAATTCAAATTTTTGGATAAAAAGTGTtaagattttgggctctttgatgttataagaTCCAAATAGCTTGAAGCGAATGCTTAGTCGTGCCTCTTTGATCTTTGGGTAAGGTAAGAGATCTCAAACCCTAGTGAAATTCTGAATTTAAGGTATTGGgtattgagttattgtgtttggGTATGATAATTGTGGTTTAGGAAGTGTGTATGTGCATATTGAAGCTTGAGTGATATCTTGGAAAGCTTGGAAATGAGCTTTGTTGGAAGCCTTGAGACCTTGAAAGTTGAATTTGAAGTGTTCCAGGTTAGACAGGAATCGGCCAAGGaatggttttggtttcttgtatctaaaatgtaatatagtgtgaaaacttaggctagtgacccataacATAGGAATTGAATTTGTGATGATGGTTGATTGGTTGTTGAAATTATTGTATGATTATGTGATTATTGGTTTTTGGAGGGTATGATGGAGATTCTTGATTGATGATGtttgtgagtttatatgatgatgATACTTAGTATATGCAAAGGCTGAATTGAAGTTGAAATTTGTGCTAGGTACGGATAATTGGTCTTGTATGTTGATCATTGTGGAAATTAAAAATCTTGGTGGTAGAGTTTGATGAAAATGGAAGGTTGGTATTTGATGATGCAtaaactacaagaaaaaaggcctatcgggacgcttttttcttgccacgcttttaaagtgtgcccaaaagtggtcaatggccacgcttttgtgagggtggcCACTTGTTTGTGATTTGGCCACACTTTTTTGCCAcacttaaaagcgtggccatagagagaactCGGCACGCTTTTATGATGGTGGCCATTGAAttgtgatttggccacgcttttttttacCACACTTGAAAAGCATGGCCATAGAAAGAAACcggcacgcttgaaaagcgtggctagttagtttttcaattatcacctttttaaagcgtgcccataTCCTATGTTTATTTGGGCACCCTACAAAAGCGTACCGATAGAGTTCCCTCCTTCCAAAATTTAGTTTCCCACCCATTTTTTCacacttaacttttttttttttaattttatcttttaaccCTATACTAGAAGTGTTggtttcgaaaatcatttttaaCCCTAGCTGGCCGTCACTCACCCTTCTCATCTCTCCCAACAATGCCGCTGTCTCCCTCTCTCAACCCGTCACAACCCATCCCTCTAACCCGTCGCAGCACCTACATCCATCCCTACCTCGATGCTTATGCCCTGCGCCGCCGTCTCCCTCTCTCACACGCGTCGCGCCAACCATCAGCAACACTCGTCAGCGCAACTCATCAGCGCCACTCGTTAGCGGAAACCCGTCATCACCAATAGTCATTCTGCTAGTGTTGACATCTCTGGTGTTTATCCATAAATCAGTGGCAGGATCCGAAAGGAAATGATCGGTGGCGCCTCCATCGAGCTTGGCGTTGGATGCAACGCTGGCGTCGGCGGTAAAGATTCAATTCCTAGTTTAGGGTTTCTCTGAAGTCGCTGCTTGAAAGATTCGATTCCTTGTCCCTCATCTTTCTTGAAACCATCGTCAAGAATTGCAAGAAGGCTTTCTCTGAAGTCACTGCTGAGAGGGTTATTGATGATATGGTTAGGTTAATTGACGATCCTCAAATTGTTGTTATTAACCGCAACAAGGCTTTGATCATGATTAAGGCTTGGGGCGAATCCAGTGGCGAGCTTCGCTATCTTCCTGTTTATGAAGAAACATACAAGGTACTACTACCTTTTTTTCTGATTTCATGCATATCTGCTTCATTGTTAAGTTGAAGTCAAGGGACAATTTCTGATAATCATATCATGCCTAGGAACTAGAAACGCAAAATCCTGGGCTAAATTAAATTGATTGGGTTGGTTACTAGCTCTAGCTATTGAATTTGCTAGCGTGGGTTATTGTTAGTGTTATTGTTGATTGCTTGTTTCCATTTTGTGGTTCAGAGTCTGAAATCAAGGTGTATTCAGTTCCCTGGCCATGACAACGAGAGCTTAGCGCATATTTTCACTCCTTCACATTCGGTGTCTGAGGCTGAACTTGATCTTACACGCCAGACTCAGCATGATGATATTCCTGTGTAGAGTTTTACTCTGAACAAACTAAGGATGCTTTTGATGTTGCTAGAAATAGCATTGAGCTTCTTTTTACTGTGTTGTCTTATTTTCCACAACAAGATGTCTTGCAggtaaattttatatatttagtttCGTGTAATATTTGTTAGTATATATAGAAATATGCGTGATAGTGGAAGAATATGTGCACACAGCAGGGTCCAAATTAATTAAAGGTTCCACTATGGAATTGAAGAAAAAGTAGtctactcaccaagtgggccccagaagtggatctctgcaccatctgtcatagtctactcactttttgtaaacctaggctactagtttagtatttaaacaacttttagaaact is from Arachis ipaensis cultivar K30076 chromosome B01, Araip1.1, whole genome shotgun sequence and encodes:
- the LOC107609046 gene encoding LOW QUALITY PROTEIN: uncharacterized protein LOC107609046 (The sequence of the model RefSeq protein was modified relative to this genomic sequence to represent the inferred CDS: inserted 1 base in 1 codon; substituted 1 base at 1 genomic stop codon) codes for the protein MEKRTEDLELEMGTDYPHLVADPNSLKRMLSRASLIFGLSDILESLEMSFVGSLETLKVEFEVFQSLLERFDSLSLIFLETIVKNCKKAFSEVTAERVIDDMVRLIDDPQIVVINRNKALIMIKAWGESSGELRYLPVYEETYKSLKSRCIQFPGHDNESLAHIFTPSHSVSEAELDLTRQTQHDDIPVXSFTXEQTKDAFDVARNSIELLFTVLSYFPQQDVLQAFKPVQEFEQESKELKEEHIESPLKENINEPQGQHLELSLMDKQETQEKK